The following are from one region of the Corylus avellana chromosome ca1, CavTom2PMs-1.0 genome:
- the LOC132182851 gene encoding GTP-binding protein YPTM2-like: MATEYDYLFKLLLIGDSGVGKSCLLLRFADDSYLDSYISTIGVDFKIRTVEQDGKTIKLQIWDTAGQERFRTITSSYYRGAHGIIVVYDVTDQESFNNVKQWLNEIDRYASDNVNKLLVGNKCDLTANKVVSYETGKAFADEIGIPFMETSAKDATNVEQAFMAMAAAIKDRMASQPAMSARPPTVEIRGQPVAQKSGCCSS, encoded by the exons ATGGCTACAGAGTA TGACTATTTGTTCAAGCTTTTGCTTATTGGGGATTCTGGTGTTGGCAAATCATGTCTTCTCTTAAGATTTGCG GATGATTCATATTTGGATAGTTACATTAGCACCATAGGAGTTGATTTT AAAATACGAACTGTGGAGCAAGATGGGAAGACCATCAAACTACAAATT TGGGACACTGCTGGGCAAGAAAGATTTAGGACAATCACCAGCAGCTACTACCGTGGGGCACATGGCATCATA GTTGTTTATGATGTGACAGACCAAGAGAGCTTTAATAATGTGAAGCAGTGGCTGAATGAAATTGATCGCTATGCTAGTGATAATGTTAACAAACTTTTAGTTGGAAACAAGTGTGATCTTACCGCAAATAAAGTTGTATCATATGAAACAGGCAAG gCATTTGCGGATGAAATTGGCATTCCTTTTATGGAAACCAGCGCAAAAGATGCCACTAACGTGGAACAGGCTTTCATGGCCATGGCTGCTGCAATCAAGGATAG AATGGCTAGCCAACCGGCTATGAGTGCGAGGCCTCCAACGGTAGAGATCCGAGGACAGCCTGTTGCTCAGAAGAGCGGCTGCTGTTCTTCTTGA
- the LOC132184004 gene encoding GTP-binding protein YPTM2-like, with product MATEYDYLFKLLLIGDSGVGKSCLLLRFADDSYLDSYISTIGVDFKIRTVEQDGKTIKLQIWDTAGQERFRTITSSYYRGAHGIIVVYDVTDQESFNNVKQWLNEIDRYASDNVNKLLVGNKCDLTANKVVSYETGKAFADEIGIPFMETSAKDATNVEQAFMAMAAAIKDRMASQPAMSARPPTVEIRGQPVAQKSGCCSS from the exons ATGGCTACAGAGTA TGACTATTTGTTCAAGCTTTTGCTTATTGGGGATTCTGGTGTTGGCAAATCATGTCTTCTCTTAAGATTTGCG GATGATTCATATTTGGATAGTTACATTAGCACCATAGGAGTTGATTTT AAAATACGAACTGTGGAGCAAGATGGGAAGACCATCAAACTACAAATT TGGGACACTGCTGGGCAAGAAAGATTTAGGACAATCACCAGCAGCTACTACCGTGGGGCACATGGCATCATA GTTGTTTATGATGTGACAGACCAAGAGAGCTTTAATAATGTGAAGCAGTGGCTGAATGAAATTGATCGCTATGCTAGTGATAATGTTAACAAACTTTTAGTTGGAAACAAGTGTGATCTTACCGCAAATAAAGTTGTATCATATGAAACAGGCAAG GCATTTGCGGATGAAATTGGCATTCCTTTTATGGAAACCAGCGCAAAAGATGCCACTAACGTGGAACAGGCTTTCATGGCCATGGCTGCTGCAATCAAGGATAG AATGGCTAGCCAACCGGCTATGAGTGCGAGGCCTCCAACGGTAGAGATCCGAGGACAGCCTGTTGCTCAGAAGAGCGGCTGCTGTTCTTCTTGA